One genomic segment of Brassica napus cultivar Da-Ae chromosome A3, Da-Ae, whole genome shotgun sequence includes these proteins:
- the LOC125607316 gene encoding protein AGENET DOMAIN (AGD)-CONTAINING P1-like, with product MNEITKETPGSPIAQQNIETPVLTPIQTQQETHELMNEIISPNISDTQPNTRARRNLLTEQNKDVESRVQNPFEIGANVEISSQDDNTCHKWYPGNVLATYLVDGVEMVKVEYFVPSLDEKKRKRSVETRVSIDRIRPQPPPERSGAKKSYELMQDVEAFDNGAWCAGKVKVILFDGSCFVSLNNSKEQIYFHHSEMRKPRKWVDGVWEMTKKMEEEQTQSVNPSEGDGDKKV from the exons ATGAATGAGATCACGAAAGAGACACCTGGTTCTCCAATAGCTCAACAGAATATTGAGACTCCAGTCCTTACTCCAATTCAGACGCAGCAG GAGACTCACGAGCTTATGAATGAGATCATTTCACCAAACATTTCCGACACACAGCCAAATACCCGAGCTCGCAGAAATCTTTTAACAGAGCAAAATAAG GATGTAGAAAGCAGAGTTCAAAATCCCTTTGAGATCGGAGCAAATGTGGAGATTTCATCACAAGATGACAATACTTGTCATAAATGGTATCCAGGAAATGTGTTGGCAACATATTTGGTTGATGGGGTTGAGATGGTGAAAGTTGAGTACTTCGTCCCGTCTCTGGacgaaaagaagaggaaaaggagtgTTGAGACACGTGTATCAATTGACAGAATACGTCCTCAACCACCACCTGAGAGATCTGGAGCGAAGAAAAGTTATGAGCTAATGCAGGACGTGGAGGCGTTCGACAATGGTGCCTGGTGCGCTGGAAAAGTTAAAGTCATTTTGTTTGATGGCTCGTGTTTTGTCTCTTTGAACAATTCTAAAGAACAAATTTACTTCCACCATTCTGAGATgcgaaaaccaagaaaatgggtagatggtgtttgggagatgacaaaaaag ATGGAAGAAGAGCAGACGCAGAGTGTGAATCCAagtgaaggagatggtgataaaaaggtatga
- the LOC125607285 gene encoding uncharacterized protein LOC125607285, translating to MGDPLPLRLALPELRYPIGSEPEKTISINQHSIVAYIKTVKEILGNDEFNRIRGTFLGPVIKLGERSLKLSAKIVHAVLTKSIKTVKRHEAWFHFGAQPMRFSIREFHMVTGLKCSGEAREPREGTEKFKWDFLKGRTHTVKDVEKQLRNTREDASDERFCLAMLLLIESILLQKSLLDGGTTFTLDYVKIAQDMDVLMTYPWGRTAYNLLLKSLQRAVDKSLDKNNYDLQGFPMAFLIWILESVPLLQYAFSQVVPILSVQPSTPIFLCEKYLQIASPQLIDVLLIEIKDHLKVTCILPPISNDPEDDVCMEDEANKDLDDMADLSKRGYKFKIRDWRNMSVDLYGANEEIRRASLLFGNGGMSQASTSYQEESLESKINRISEMVGDNLRIMNDRLCLIEKDRKQIKERVTN from the exons atgggAGATCCATTACCATTAAGACTAGCACTGCCTGAGCTGAGGTATCCGATTGGATCAGAGCCAGAGAAGACGATATCGATAAACCAACACTCGATAGTTGCTTATATCAAAACTGTTAAGGAAATTCTAGGAAATGATGAGTTCAACAGAATAAGAGGGACGTTTTTGGGACCGGTGATCAAGCTTGGAGAGAGGTCTTTGAAATTATCAGCTAAGATAGTGCACGCAGTTCTCACCAAAAGCATCAAGACAGTGAAGAGACACGAAGCATGGTTCCATTTTGGTGCTCAGCCAATGAGGTTCTCTATAAGAGAATTCCACATGGTGACTGGTTTGAAATGTAGTGGTGAAGCAAGAGAACCACGAGAGGGAACCGAGAAATTTAAGTGGGACTTCCTAAAAGGGCGTACTCATACAGTAAAGGACGTGGAGAAGCAGCtcagaaacacaagagaagatgcTTCTGATGAGAGATTCTGCCTTGCAATGCTCCTCCTGATTGAGAGCATACTACTACAGAAGAGCCTTCTCGACGGTGGCACAACTTTTACTTTGGATTATGTGAAAATAGCGCAGGATATGGATGTCTTGATGACATACCCATGGGGGAGAACAGCTTATAATTTGCTGTTAAAATCACTTCAGAGAGCTGTCGACAAAAGCCTCgacaaaaacaattatgattTGCAAGGGTTCCCTATGGCATTTCTTATATGGATACTTGAGTCAGTACCTTTGCTACAGTATGCATTCAGTCAAGTTGTTCCTATTCTGAGCGTTCAACCGTCTACCCCAATATTTTTGTGTGAGAAGTACCTTCAAATAGCTTCTCCACAGCTGATAGATGTTCTCCTAATTGAAATCAAAGATCAT CTTAAGGTCACATGCATCCTACCTCCTATTTCTAATGATCCAGAAGATGATGTTTGCATGGAAGACGAAGCTAATAAAGATCTGGATGACATGGCCGATTTATCCAAGAGAggttataagtttaaaattagaGATTGGCGAAACATGTCAGTAGACCTATACGGTGCTAATGAAGAAATAAGAAGAGCATCTTTACTGTTTGGGAATGGAGGGATGAGTCAAGCTTCTACTTCGTATCAGGAGGAGTCTTTGGAATCAAAGATCAACAGAATCAGCGAGATGGTGGGAGATAATTTAAGGATCATGAACGATCGTTTGTGTTTGATTGAAAAAGACAGGAAACAGATTAAAGAACGTGTGACAAACTAG
- the LOC125607303 gene encoding uncharacterized protein LOC125607303 — MMDKVEAFYNNGWSSGQISMVLGDNTYSVCLYTSMETILFKHSDLRIHREWKDGVWKMADKVKPDKKRKAAASSQNSGMDNVFLRRSERVPKRSRDTKTPFKSDRNPALTVIPEIIPAVDPFSTPAEHKLSRLQNWMTLKPGMHETSLSINDNKIRKSFFQSMENAKKDLKKEHIDGAFAMLNCRRNENAAWFHNYKIPKACFLPMEFLHCLLSDDLAYKKEKVKGKKIFNDLFKDTVRGKVYPEKTWGEDVDVVYGITLGKKSNVWIGMEIHLKKKRITVYDCFQKESNSIDIPQVKKLAVLISNLLVESSGDEVDKVKMIPFEIEQAQGLPKTKHPFNCGIFLVKILECQSLKIGDMTKINDDNALELRRTLSCEIFNQFVDESFGK; from the exons ATGATGGATAAGGTAGAAGCCTTCTACAACAATGGCTGGAGCAGCGGACAAATTAGCATGGTACTTGGTGATAACACATACTCGGTGTGTCTCTATACTTCTATGGAAACTATTCTATTCAAACATTCAGATTTGCGAATTCATAGAGAATGGAAAGATGGAGTCTGGAAGATGGCAGATAAG GTGAAGCCTGATAAGAAAAGGAAAGCTGCTGCCTCATCACAAAATTCAGGAATGgataatgttttcctaagaagGAGCGAGAGGGTGCCTAAACGATCTAGAGACACAAAAACTCCATTCAAGTCTGACAGAAATCCGGCTTTAACTGTAATACCTGAGATTATACCTGCAGTTGATCCGTTTTCAACTCCTGCGGAACATAAGCTTTCAAGGCTTCAAAATTGGATGACATTAAAGCCCGGCATGCATGAAAC GTCCCTATCAATCAATGATAATAAGATAAGGAAATCTTTCTTTCAAAGCATGGAAAATGCAAAAAAGGACCTTAAGAAAGAG cacatTGATGGAGCCTTTGCAATGCTAAATTGCAGAAGAAATGAGAATGCTGCTTGGTTCCACAACTACAAGATTCCAAAGGCGTGCTTCCTACCTATGGAGTTCTTGCATTGCTTGCTCTCTGATGATTTGGCttacaagaaagaaaaggtcaaaggtaaaaagattttcaacgatttatttaaagatactGTGAGAGGGAAGGTATATCCAGAGAAGACATGGGGAGAAGATGTTGATGTTGTGTATGGGATTACTCTTGGAAAAAAAAGCAATGTCTGGATTGGGATGGAAattcatttgaagaagaaaagaatcacaGTATATGATTGTTTTCAAAAGGAAAGCAACAGCATTGATATTCCTCAAGTGAAAAAGTTGGCAG TGTTGATTTCTAATCTGCTGGTGGAATCTTCTGGTGATGAGGTAGATAAGGTGAAGATGATTCCATTTGAGATTGAGCAGGCACAAGGTTTACCCAAGACAAAACATCCTTTCAACTGTGGGATATTTCTTGTCAAGATTCTGGAGTGCCAGTCATTGAAGATAGGAGACATGACAAAGATTAATGATGACAATGCATTGGAGCTAAGGAGAACCTTGTCTTGTGAGATCTTCAACCAATTTGTGGATGAGAGCTTTGGGAAATGA
- the LOC125607286 gene encoding mucin-17-like: MGDSVPLKLALPGLKYPIGSQPKEKSAINQYSGSDYISIVKSILKPDEMMRVRGSFLGPIMKLSERGLKLSGKIVYAILTRSIVSVKENEAWFHFGAQPMRFSIREFHMMTGLKCSGALEGPRREPERFNWELLKGRSHKLSDVVDQLRNTREDASEERVCLAMLILVESILLRKSKGGSFPLEYAKNAQDMTYPWGKEAYIVLLKSIQNAVANHLENKSKFELQGYPLVFLLWILESIPLLRNKFSKCVPTVEVPGPTYLCEKYTEIENPSLDRVLQVEADTKLKVHCILPSIPHDPEDDISIEDKYSDELETVKDVTKKGYKITADDWENRCVDTFDTLDALIQMMANKETGQASTPIDEDSVNEKVNRIITVMEENLKSMKDRMSLLEEENIHLRARVSELEGNSNVFPTNVTQKRSSGTPLSPMSHTQPSSGTPLSPMSHTQPSSETPLSPMSQQPNLTHEETMIESAASPKSQQNEDYTQSSSETPLSPMSQQPNLTNEDTMNESDDETPALDTQVFSPNLTKEKETETSTGERPSNPNQDGKPDDEIVREKLTSESPASQSQVLQKETVEMNETPSSPIAPKSIETPVYTPSQTQQIEREPSDDTPALDTQVFTPNLTKERETQTSTDETPPKTNQGEGKPDDEIVIESPAAQTQVLQKETLEMNETPSSPISPKSIEAQVFTPIQKQQTVTEETYEATQPLTEIISANNKKEDTHAVHYRPSSPLSSLIALVIEENKNALSETETATQYFSTSEGEHSQSSRKNQAEEYLKDTTEPTTELVSTDVSKTQPLTPQTQHLQTSEGDQSDETPSEQNQAEENLKDTTEPTTELVSTDVSKMPPITLQTEHLQTSAIDFSEKTRLK, translated from the exons atgggAGATTCAGTACCTCTAAAACTAGCACTGCCAGGGCTGAAGTATCCTATTGGTTCACAGCCAAAGGAAAAGTCAGCAATCAACCAATACTCTGGTTCAGATTATATCTCTATTGTCAAAAGCATCCTAAAACCAGATGAGATGATGAGAGTCCGGGGATCATTTCTGGGACCTATAATGAAGCTCAGTGAGAGAGGATTGAAGTTATCAGGAAAGATAGTCTACGCCATTCTCACTAGAAGCATCGTTTCTGTCAAGGAGAATGAAGCCTGGTTCCATTTCGGTGCGCAGCCAATGAGGTTCTCTATAAGAGAATTTCATATGATGACAGGCTTGAAATGTAGTGGTGCATTAGAAGGACCACGAAGGGAACCCGAGAGATTTAATTGGGAATTGCTAAAGGGGCGTAGTCATAAGTTAAGTGACGTGGTGGACCAGCtcagaaacacaagagaagatgcTTCTGAGGAGAGAGTATGCCTCGCAATGCTCATCCTGGTAGAGAGCATATTATTGCGGAAGAGCAAAGGAGGGAGTTTTCCTTTGGAATATGCGAAAAATGCACAGGATATGACATATCCATGGGGAAAAGAGGCTTACATTGTGCTCCTGAAGTCAATTCAAAACGCTGTCGCGAATCATTTGGAGAATAAATCCAAATTTGagttgcaaggttatcctctagTATTCCTTCTTTGGATACTAGAGTCGATTCCTTTGCTAAGGAATAAGTTCAGTAAGTGTGTACCAACAGTTGAGGTTCCTGGGCCGACTTACTTGTGTGAAAAATACACTGAGATAGAGAATCCATCACTTGATAGGGTTTTACAGGTTGAAGCTGATACAAAG CTGAAGGTCCATTGCATACTACCTTCTATTCCTCATGATCCAGAAGATGATATCTCCATTGAAGACAAATATAGTGACGAGTTGGaaacagtgaaagatgtaaCAAAGAAAGGGTACAAGATTACAGCCGATGACTGGGAAAATAGGTGTGTAGACACATTTGACACATTGGATGCTCTTATTCAAATGATGGCAAATAAGGAGACTGGCCAAGCTTCTACTCCGATTGATGAGGATTCAGtaaatgaaaaagtgaacaggatCATCACGGTAATGGAGGAGAATCTGAAGAGCATGAAGGATCGAATGTCATTActggaagaagaaaacatacaTCTTAGAGCTCGTGTGTCAGAGTTGGAAGGAAACAGCAATGTTTTTCCCACTAACGTGACACAAAAG CGATCCAGTGGgacacctttatctccaatgtctcacaCGCAACCATCCAGTGGgacacctttatctccaatgtctcacacgcaaccatcgagtgagacacctttatctccaatgtctcaacagcctaatttgacacatgag GAGACAATGATTGAATCAGCTGCATCTCCAAAGTCTCAACAAAATGAG GATTACACGCAATCATCGAGTGAGacgcctttatctccaatgtctcaacagcctaatttgacaaatgag GACACAATGAATGAATCAGATGATGAAACTCCTGCCCTTGATACTCAAGTATTCTCTCCTAATCTGACaaaagag AAAGAAACAGAAACGTCTACCGGTGAGAGGCCATCCAATCCTAATCAAGATGGAAAACCAGATGATGAG attgtgaGAGAGAAATTAACAAGTGAGTCACCTGCTAGTCAGAGTCAAGTTTTGCAGAAAGAAACAGTAGAAATGAATGagacaccttcttctccaataGCTCCAAAGAGTATTGAAACTCCCGTTTATACTCCAAGTCAGACTCAGCAG ATTGAGAGAGAGCCATCGGATGACACGCCTGCCCTTGATACTCAAGTTTTTACTCCTAATCTGACaaaagag AGGGAAACACAAACCTCTACTGATGAAACGCcacccaaaactaatcaaggagaaggaaaaccagatgatgag ATTGTGATTGAGTCACCTGCTGCTCAGACTCAAGTTTTGCAAAAAGAAACACTGGAAATGAATGagacaccttcttctccaatatCTCCAAAGAGTATTGAGGCTCAAGTTTTTACTCCAATTCAGAAACAGCAg acgGTAACAGAGGAAACGTATGAGGCTACACAGCCATTGACTGAGATCATTTCAGCAAACAATAAAAAG GAGGATACACATGCTGTGCATTACAGACCTTCCTCTCCATTGTCTTCACTAATTGCACTAGTtattgaagaaaataagaatgctttg AGTGAGACAGAAACTGCGACCCAATATTTTTCTACAAGTGAAGGAGAGCATTCACAATCAAGCAGAAAGAATCAAGCGGAAGAATATCTCAAGGATACTACAGAACCTACTACTGAGCTAGTTTCCACAGATGTTTCGAAGACACAGCCTCTTACTCCGCAAACACAGCACCTTCAGACAAGTGAGGGAGATCAATCCGATGAGACACCATCAGAGCAGAATCAAGCAGAAGAAAATCTCAAGGATACTACAGAACCTACTACTGAGCTAGTTTCCACAGATGTTTCGAAGATGCCGCCTATTACTCTGCAAACAGAGCATCTTCAGACAAGTGCTAtagatttttcagaaaaaaCGAG GTTGAAGTAA